From a single Nematostella vectensis chromosome 3, jaNemVect1.1, whole genome shotgun sequence genomic region:
- the LOC5513639 gene encoding glutamyl aminopeptidase isoform X2: MDEAYDNGSPNQESSDSSFEDDIDSIALLPERKTRPRRLRRRRIRIFEDNGGHLRTTNRMCSRRTIVYSTITAVLLICVVIISVFVNPSTSDEFEEKTEKRSSEFQDEPEKKDDSSFYKDGHGRKFAWQKIRLPSSVTPEEYTVILRPKLDPDFTFSGNVSVRVKCNEDTDYIFIHAKQMRLTKFEVLNQGKEPLKIMETANCEKLEMFSIKVKGGLKKGESYVLQIDFNAVLAEKLTGFYKSSYKDKDGNTRYLATTHFEPTDARAAFPCFDEPALKAVFNMVIYRKAEHVSLSNMPIKETFKDKESGQVIDVFEPSVKMSTYLVAFVVCDFKSKEATTKRGTLVRVWAPEDNIDEGDYALSEAVKILSYYEKFFAVRYPLPKQDLIAIPDFPTGAMENWGLITYRMTSLLYRPGFSSDDNKQWISVVVAHELAHQWFGNLVTMKWWNDLWLNEGFASFVENIGVNHTTPEWRMMEQFLLDKTQLSMNLDQLSNSHPISVVVKDPAEINSLFDTISYDKGAAIIRMLKSFLGDDVFQKGLQKYLNKHKFGNAETNQLWDAFTEESSVSASSTKNFRDVKSVMDTWTLQMGFPVVTIKQRGDSAVASQKHFRIHPKVKPSLRSQFDYKWIIPFTYYTQNDKTKKNAWIEKDNGREGEGILQFDYNPATSGWIKANYEQHGFYRVNYDAENWERLKQQLDTDHEKLSAADRAGLLDDAFNLARAGELPLTTALDLTKYLTKEEMYVPWAAALSNMGFLESRLCENEEHMTLYKKYALQQLKHIVRKLGWDDKGSHLQKYLRSYVLKLCARYGDVECATAVKSRFDDWMRGESLPPNLRSVIYDTGVHLGGEKEFKYMYEQYNKSTVAAEKRKLLFAMSATQNPALMKKLLDMSMSTQIRSQDTVSVITSVASNCKGRNLAWDFVKKHWKTLFKRYGHGSFDFARLVSRTTTHFSTPQKLKEIQEFFKKHELGSGKLASKQAEEGVSSNIDWMKNNTEVALKWLEEHTGAESKPADGDLGVANVERLENILAPEGFQEEYQDRENQEEPYQNKRYYSNQHYGRGDDQDRRFSNEYNDDDYEPERRSYEYQ, encoded by the exons ATGGATGAAGCTTATGACAACGGATCACCGAACCAGGAAAGCTCTGATTCATCCTTTGAAGACGATATAGACAGTATCGCACTCCTGCCTGAGAGAAAGACACGACCAAGAAGGCTCAGGCGGAGACGAATTCGTATATTTGAGGACAACGGCGGGCATCTTCGTACGACCAACAGAATGTGTTCTCGGAGAACCATCGTCTATAGTACGATCACGGCTGTTCTACTCATTTGTGTAGTTATAATTTCTGTCTTCGTCAACCCTTCGACCTCTGATGAGTTCGAAGAGAAAACCGAGAAAAGGAGTTCGGAGTTTCAGGATGAGCCAGAAAAAAAGGACGATAGTAGTTTTTATAAAGATGGGCATGGAAGGAAGTTTGCTTGGCAGAAAATCCGCCTTCCAAGCAGTGTAACACCGGAGGAGTATACGGTTATACTCCGACCGAAGTTAGATCCAGATTTTACTTTCTCTGGTAACGTGTCCGTACGGGTAAAATGCAACGAAGACACAGACTATATATTCATACATGCTAAACAAATGCGGCTGACCAAATTTGAGGTTTTAAACCAGGGAAAAGAACCTTTAAAAATTATGGAAACTGCCAACTGCGAAAAGCTTGAGATGTTTTCCATCAAGGTTAAGGGTGGCTTGAAAAAGGGAGAGAGCTATGTTCTACAAATCGACTTCAATGCCGTGTTGGCAGAAAAGCTTACTGGATTCTACAAGAGTTCTTATAAGGATAAAGATGGAAACACTCG GTACTTGGCGACCACGCATTTTGAGCCTACGGATGCGCGCGCAGCGTTCCCGTGCTTTGACGAGCCCGCGCTAAAAGCGGTATTTAACATGGTGATTTACCGCAAGGCCGAGCATGTTTCTCTCTCCAACATGCCAATCAAGGAAACG TTCAAAGACAAGGAAAGTGGTCAGGTGATCGACGTGTTCGAGCCATCCGTCAAGATGAGTACATACCTTGTCGCGTTTGTCGTGTGCGACTTCAAGTCTAAGGAAGCCACCACCAAACGGGGAACTCTG gttCGAGTGTGGGCCCCCGAGGATAACATCGATGAAGGGGATTATGCTCTGTCGGAAGCAGTTAAAATACTATCATACTACGAGAAGTTCTTTGCTGTGAGATACCCTCTCCCCAAACAAG ACCTCATAGCGATACCAGACTTCCCCACCGGAGCCATGGAGAACTGGGGCCTAATTACGTACCGTATGACGTCACTCCTTTACCGTCCTGGGTTCTCCTCGGATGACAACAAGCAGTGGATATCAGTCGTGGTCGCACACGAACTAGCTCACCAG TGGTTTGGAAATCTTGTTACTATGAAATGGTGGAACGACCTATGGCTGAATGAAGGATTTGCAAG TTTTGTCGAGAATATCGGTGTGAACCACACGACCCCTGAGTGGCGGATGATGGAGCAGTTCTTGCTGGATAAGACGCAACTATCCATGAACCTAGATCAACTGAGCAACTCTCATCCGATCAGCGTGGTCGTCAAGGACCCCGCGGAGATCAACTCGTTGTTCGACACCATTTCTTATGACAAG ggagCAGCTATTATCCGCATGTTGAAGAGCTTTCTCGGCGACGATGTCTTCCAGAAAGGACTTCAGAAATATCTGAACAAGCACAAGTTTGGTAACGCCGAGACGAACCAGTTGTGGGATGCATTTACTGAG GAGAGCAGCGTCTCGGCGAGCTCCACGAAAAACTTCCGGGATGTGAAGTCTGTCATGGATACGTGGACCCTGCAGATGGGGTTCCCTGTGGTGACGATCAAGCAACGGGGCGACTCCGCCGTAGCTTCCCAGAAGCACTTTCGCATCCACCCCAAAGTCAAGCCTAGCCTCAGGTCACAGTTTGA TTACAAGTGGATCATACCATTCACCTATTACACACAGAACGACAAGACCAAGAAAAATGCGTGGATCGAGAAAGACAACGgtagagaaggggaggggataC TTCAATTTGACTACAACCCCGCTACCTCCGGCTGGATCAAGGCGAACTACGAACAGCATGGCTTCTATCGAGTCAACTATGACGCCGAGAACTGGGAAAGACTAAAACAGCAGCTCGACACAGACCACGAG aaACTCAGTGCTGCGGACAGAGCGGGCCTTTTGGACGACGCCTTTAACCTCGCCAG GGCGGGAGAGCTACCGCTGACTACTGCACTCGACCTGACAAAGTACCTGACGAAAGAGGAGATGTATGTCCCTTGGGCGGCGGCACTAAGCAACATGGGATTTTTGGAGAGTCGTTTGTGCGAGAACGAGGAACACATGACTTTGTACAAG aaatacGCCCTGCAGCAGCTCAAACACATCGTAAGGAAACTAGGTTGGGACGACAAAGGCAGCCATCTACAGAA GTATCTTCGTTCCTACGTATTGAAGCTGTGCGCTCGTTATGGCGATGTTGAATGCGCGACTGCTGTCAAAAGTCGCTTCGATGATTGGATGAGAGGAGAAAG ccTGCCGCCAAATCTCCGCTCGGTGATATATGATACCGGCGTGCACTTGGGGGGCGAGAAAGAGTTCAAATACATGTACGAGCAGTACAACAAGTCCACAGTCGCCGCCGAGAAGCGCAAACTGCTGTTCGCCATGTCCGCCACTCAGAACCCCGCTCTCATGAAAAA GCTTCTGGATATGAGTATGAGCACACAGATTCGCTCTCAAGACACCGTCTCCGTCATCACATCCGTCGCTTCCAACTGCAAGGGACGTAACCTCGCCTGGGACTTCGTTAAGAAACACTGGAAGACGTTATTTAAAAG ATACGGCCATGGGTCATTTGACTTCGCTCGACTCGTGTCTAGAACCACGACTCACTTCAGTACGCCACAGAAGCTGAAAGAG ATCCAAGAATTCTTCAAGAAACACGAACTTGGGTCAGGTAAACTGGCGTCCAAGCAAGCAGAGGAGGGCGTCTCTTCTAACATAGACTGGATGAAGAACAATACCGAGGTCGCACTCAAATGGCTGGAGGAACATACTGGAGCGGAGTCCAAACCAGCCGACGGCGACCTGGGCGTGGCTAACGTGGAGCGCCTGGAAAACATACTCGCACCTGAGGGCTTCCAGGAAGAGTACCAGGACCGAGAAAACCAGGAAGAGCCGTACCAGAACAAACGTTACTATAGCAACCAGCATTATGGGCGTGGCGATGACCAGGACCGCAGGTTTAGCAATGagtataatgatgatgattatgaacCGGAGCGGCGTAGTTACGAATATCAATGA
- the LOC5513639 gene encoding glutamyl aminopeptidase isoform X1, with protein sequence MDEAYDNGSPNQESSDSSFEDDIDSIALLPERKTRPRRLRRRRIRIFEDNGGHLRTTNRMCSRRTIVYSTITAVLLICVVIISVFVNPSTSDEFEEKTEKRSSEFQDEPEKKDDSSFYKDGHGRKFAWQKIRLPSSVTPEEYTVILRPKLDPDFTFSGNVSVRVKCNEDTDYIFIHAKQMRLTKFEVLNQGKEPLKIMETANCEKLEMFSIKVKGGLKKGESYVLQIDFNAVLAEKLTGFYKSSYKDKDGNTRYLATTHFEPTDARAAFPCFDEPALKAVFNMVIYRKAEHVSLSNMPIKETFKDKESGQVIDVFEPSVKMSTYLVAFVVCDFKSKEATTKRGTLVRVWAPEDNIDEGDYALSEAVKILSYYEKFFAVRYPLPKQDLIAIPDFAAGAMENWGLITYRLTSLLYDPEVSSDSNKQWVAVVVAHELAHQWFGNLVTMKWWNDLWLNEGFASFVENIGVNHTTPEWRMMEQFLLDKTQLSMNLDQLSNSHPISVVVKDPAEINSLFDTISYDKGAAIIRMLKSFLGDDVFQKGLQKYLNKHKFGNAETNQLWDAFTEESSVSASSTKNFRDVKSVMDTWTLQMGFPVVTIKQRGDSAVASQKHFRIHPKVKPSLRSQFDYKWIIPFTYYTQNDKTKKNAWIEKDNGREGEGILQFDYNPATSGWIKANYEQHGFYRVNYDAENWERLKQQLDTDHEKLSAADRAGLLDDAFNLARAGELPLTTALDLTKYLTKEEMYVPWAAALSNMGFLESRLCENEEHMTLYKKYALQQLKHIVRKLGWDDKGSHLQKYLRSYVLKLCARYGDVECATAVKSRFDDWMRGESLPPNLRSVIYDTGVHLGGEKEFKYMYEQYNKSTVAAEKRKLLFAMSATQNPALMKKLLDMSMSTQIRSQDTVSVITSVASNCKGRNLAWDFVKKHWKTLFKRYGHGSFDFARLVSRTTTHFSTPQKLKEIQEFFKKHELGSGKLASKQAEEGVSSNIDWMKNNTEVALKWLEEHTGAESKPADGDLGVANVERLENILAPEGFQEEYQDRENQEEPYQNKRYYSNQHYGRGDDQDRRFSNEYNDDDYEPERRSYEYQ encoded by the exons ATGGATGAAGCTTATGACAACGGATCACCGAACCAGGAAAGCTCTGATTCATCCTTTGAAGACGATATAGACAGTATCGCACTCCTGCCTGAGAGAAAGACACGACCAAGAAGGCTCAGGCGGAGACGAATTCGTATATTTGAGGACAACGGCGGGCATCTTCGTACGACCAACAGAATGTGTTCTCGGAGAACCATCGTCTATAGTACGATCACGGCTGTTCTACTCATTTGTGTAGTTATAATTTCTGTCTTCGTCAACCCTTCGACCTCTGATGAGTTCGAAGAGAAAACCGAGAAAAGGAGTTCGGAGTTTCAGGATGAGCCAGAAAAAAAGGACGATAGTAGTTTTTATAAAGATGGGCATGGAAGGAAGTTTGCTTGGCAGAAAATCCGCCTTCCAAGCAGTGTAACACCGGAGGAGTATACGGTTATACTCCGACCGAAGTTAGATCCAGATTTTACTTTCTCTGGTAACGTGTCCGTACGGGTAAAATGCAACGAAGACACAGACTATATATTCATACATGCTAAACAAATGCGGCTGACCAAATTTGAGGTTTTAAACCAGGGAAAAGAACCTTTAAAAATTATGGAAACTGCCAACTGCGAAAAGCTTGAGATGTTTTCCATCAAGGTTAAGGGTGGCTTGAAAAAGGGAGAGAGCTATGTTCTACAAATCGACTTCAATGCCGTGTTGGCAGAAAAGCTTACTGGATTCTACAAGAGTTCTTATAAGGATAAAGATGGAAACACTCG GTACTTGGCGACCACGCATTTTGAGCCTACGGATGCGCGCGCAGCGTTCCCGTGCTTTGACGAGCCCGCGCTAAAAGCGGTATTTAACATGGTGATTTACCGCAAGGCCGAGCATGTTTCTCTCTCCAACATGCCAATCAAGGAAACG TTCAAAGACAAGGAAAGTGGTCAGGTGATCGACGTGTTCGAGCCATCCGTCAAGATGAGTACATACCTTGTCGCGTTTGTCGTGTGCGACTTCAAGTCTAAGGAAGCCACCACCAAACGGGGAACTCTG gttCGAGTGTGGGCCCCCGAGGATAACATCGATGAAGGGGATTATGCTCTGTCGGAAGCAGTTAAAATACTATCATACTACGAGAAGTTCTTTGCTGTGAGATACCCTCTCCCCAAACAAG ACCTTATTGCAATCCCTGATTTTGCTGCCGGTGCGATGGAGAACTGGGGTCTGATAACCTACCGTTTGACGTCATTGCTGTATGACCCCGAAGTGTCGTCAGACTCGAACAAGCAGTGGGTGGCTGTGGTGGTAGCTCACGAGTTAGCTCATCAG TGGTTTGGAAATCTTGTTACTATGAAATGGTGGAACGACCTATGGCTGAATGAAGGATTTGCAAG TTTTGTCGAGAATATCGGTGTGAACCACACGACCCCTGAGTGGCGGATGATGGAGCAGTTCTTGCTGGATAAGACGCAACTATCCATGAACCTAGATCAACTGAGCAACTCTCATCCGATCAGCGTGGTCGTCAAGGACCCCGCGGAGATCAACTCGTTGTTCGACACCATTTCTTATGACAAG ggagCAGCTATTATCCGCATGTTGAAGAGCTTTCTCGGCGACGATGTCTTCCAGAAAGGACTTCAGAAATATCTGAACAAGCACAAGTTTGGTAACGCCGAGACGAACCAGTTGTGGGATGCATTTACTGAG GAGAGCAGCGTCTCGGCGAGCTCCACGAAAAACTTCCGGGATGTGAAGTCTGTCATGGATACGTGGACCCTGCAGATGGGGTTCCCTGTGGTGACGATCAAGCAACGGGGCGACTCCGCCGTAGCTTCCCAGAAGCACTTTCGCATCCACCCCAAAGTCAAGCCTAGCCTCAGGTCACAGTTTGA TTACAAGTGGATCATACCATTCACCTATTACACACAGAACGACAAGACCAAGAAAAATGCGTGGATCGAGAAAGACAACGgtagagaaggggaggggataC TTCAATTTGACTACAACCCCGCTACCTCCGGCTGGATCAAGGCGAACTACGAACAGCATGGCTTCTATCGAGTCAACTATGACGCCGAGAACTGGGAAAGACTAAAACAGCAGCTCGACACAGACCACGAG aaACTCAGTGCTGCGGACAGAGCGGGCCTTTTGGACGACGCCTTTAACCTCGCCAG GGCGGGAGAGCTACCGCTGACTACTGCACTCGACCTGACAAAGTACCTGACGAAAGAGGAGATGTATGTCCCTTGGGCGGCGGCACTAAGCAACATGGGATTTTTGGAGAGTCGTTTGTGCGAGAACGAGGAACACATGACTTTGTACAAG aaatacGCCCTGCAGCAGCTCAAACACATCGTAAGGAAACTAGGTTGGGACGACAAAGGCAGCCATCTACAGAA GTATCTTCGTTCCTACGTATTGAAGCTGTGCGCTCGTTATGGCGATGTTGAATGCGCGACTGCTGTCAAAAGTCGCTTCGATGATTGGATGAGAGGAGAAAG ccTGCCGCCAAATCTCCGCTCGGTGATATATGATACCGGCGTGCACTTGGGGGGCGAGAAAGAGTTCAAATACATGTACGAGCAGTACAACAAGTCCACAGTCGCCGCCGAGAAGCGCAAACTGCTGTTCGCCATGTCCGCCACTCAGAACCCCGCTCTCATGAAAAA GCTTCTGGATATGAGTATGAGCACACAGATTCGCTCTCAAGACACCGTCTCCGTCATCACATCCGTCGCTTCCAACTGCAAGGGACGTAACCTCGCCTGGGACTTCGTTAAGAAACACTGGAAGACGTTATTTAAAAG ATACGGCCATGGGTCATTTGACTTCGCTCGACTCGTGTCTAGAACCACGACTCACTTCAGTACGCCACAGAAGCTGAAAGAG ATCCAAGAATTCTTCAAGAAACACGAACTTGGGTCAGGTAAACTGGCGTCCAAGCAAGCAGAGGAGGGCGTCTCTTCTAACATAGACTGGATGAAGAACAATACCGAGGTCGCACTCAAATGGCTGGAGGAACATACTGGAGCGGAGTCCAAACCAGCCGACGGCGACCTGGGCGTGGCTAACGTGGAGCGCCTGGAAAACATACTCGCACCTGAGGGCTTCCAGGAAGAGTACCAGGACCGAGAAAACCAGGAAGAGCCGTACCAGAACAAACGTTACTATAGCAACCAGCATTATGGGCGTGGCGATGACCAGGACCGCAGGTTTAGCAATGagtataatgatgatgattatgaacCGGAGCGGCGTAGTTACGAATATCAATGA
- the LOC5513639 gene encoding aminopeptidase N isoform X3 — protein sequence MDEAYDNGSPNQESSDSSFEDDIDSIALLPERKTRPRRLRRRRIRIFEDNGGHLRTTNRMCSRRTIVYSTITAVLLICVVIISVFVNPSTSDEFEEKTEKRSSEFQDEPEKKDDSSFYKDGHGRKFAWQKIRLPSSVTPEEYTVILRPKLDPDFTFSGNVSVRVKCNEDTDYIFIHAKQMRLTKFEVLNQGKEPLKIMETANCEKLEMFSIKVKGGLKKGESYVLQIDFNAVLAEKLTGFYKSSYKDKDGNTRYLATTHFEPTDARAAFPCFDEPALKAVFNMVIYRKAEHVSLSNMPIKETFKDKESGQVIDVFEPSVKMSTYLVAFVVCDFKSKEATTKRGTLVRVWAPEDNIDEGDYALSEAVKILSYYEKFFAVRYPLPKQDLIAIPDFAAGAMENWGLITYRLTSLLYDPEVSSDSNKQWVAVVVAHELAHQWFGNLVTMKWWNDLWLNEGFASFVENIGVNHTTPEWRMMEQFLLDKTQLSMNLDQLSNSHPISVVVKDPAEINSLFDTISYDKGAAIIRMLKSFLGDDVFQKGLQKYLNKHKFGNAETNQLWDAFTEESSVSASSTKNFRDVKSVMDTWTLQMGFPVVTIKQRGDSAVASQKHFRIHPKVKPSLRSQFDYKWIIPFTYYTQNDKTKKNAWIEKDNVQFDYNPATSGWIKANYEQHGFYRVNYDAENWERLKQQLDTDHEKLSAADRAGLLDDAFNLARAGELPLTTALDLTKYLTKEEMYVPWAAALSNMGFLESRLCENEEHMTLYKKYALQQLKHIVRKLGWDDKGSHLQKYLRSYVLKLCARYGDVECATAVKSRFDDWMRGESLPPNLRSVIYDTGVHLGGEKEFKYMYEQYNKSTVAAEKRKLLFAMSATQNPALMKKLLDMSMSTQIRSQDTVSVITSVASNCKGRNLAWDFVKKHWKTLFKRYGHGSFDFARLVSRTTTHFSTPQKLKEIQEFFKKHELGSGKLASKQAEEGVSSNIDWMKNNTEVALKWLEEHTGAESKPADGDLGVANVERLENILAPEGFQEEYQDRENQEEPYQNKRYYSNQHYGRGDDQDRRFSNEYNDDDYEPERRSYEYQ from the exons ATGGATGAAGCTTATGACAACGGATCACCGAACCAGGAAAGCTCTGATTCATCCTTTGAAGACGATATAGACAGTATCGCACTCCTGCCTGAGAGAAAGACACGACCAAGAAGGCTCAGGCGGAGACGAATTCGTATATTTGAGGACAACGGCGGGCATCTTCGTACGACCAACAGAATGTGTTCTCGGAGAACCATCGTCTATAGTACGATCACGGCTGTTCTACTCATTTGTGTAGTTATAATTTCTGTCTTCGTCAACCCTTCGACCTCTGATGAGTTCGAAGAGAAAACCGAGAAAAGGAGTTCGGAGTTTCAGGATGAGCCAGAAAAAAAGGACGATAGTAGTTTTTATAAAGATGGGCATGGAAGGAAGTTTGCTTGGCAGAAAATCCGCCTTCCAAGCAGTGTAACACCGGAGGAGTATACGGTTATACTCCGACCGAAGTTAGATCCAGATTTTACTTTCTCTGGTAACGTGTCCGTACGGGTAAAATGCAACGAAGACACAGACTATATATTCATACATGCTAAACAAATGCGGCTGACCAAATTTGAGGTTTTAAACCAGGGAAAAGAACCTTTAAAAATTATGGAAACTGCCAACTGCGAAAAGCTTGAGATGTTTTCCATCAAGGTTAAGGGTGGCTTGAAAAAGGGAGAGAGCTATGTTCTACAAATCGACTTCAATGCCGTGTTGGCAGAAAAGCTTACTGGATTCTACAAGAGTTCTTATAAGGATAAAGATGGAAACACTCG GTACTTGGCGACCACGCATTTTGAGCCTACGGATGCGCGCGCAGCGTTCCCGTGCTTTGACGAGCCCGCGCTAAAAGCGGTATTTAACATGGTGATTTACCGCAAGGCCGAGCATGTTTCTCTCTCCAACATGCCAATCAAGGAAACG TTCAAAGACAAGGAAAGTGGTCAGGTGATCGACGTGTTCGAGCCATCCGTCAAGATGAGTACATACCTTGTCGCGTTTGTCGTGTGCGACTTCAAGTCTAAGGAAGCCACCACCAAACGGGGAACTCTG gttCGAGTGTGGGCCCCCGAGGATAACATCGATGAAGGGGATTATGCTCTGTCGGAAGCAGTTAAAATACTATCATACTACGAGAAGTTCTTTGCTGTGAGATACCCTCTCCCCAAACAAG ACCTTATTGCAATCCCTGATTTTGCTGCCGGTGCGATGGAGAACTGGGGTCTGATAACCTACCGTTTGACGTCATTGCTGTATGACCCCGAAGTGTCGTCAGACTCGAACAAGCAGTGGGTGGCTGTGGTGGTAGCTCACGAGTTAGCTCATCAG TGGTTTGGAAATCTTGTTACTATGAAATGGTGGAACGACCTATGGCTGAATGAAGGATTTGCAAG TTTTGTCGAGAATATCGGTGTGAACCACACGACCCCTGAGTGGCGGATGATGGAGCAGTTCTTGCTGGATAAGACGCAACTATCCATGAACCTAGATCAACTGAGCAACTCTCATCCGATCAGCGTGGTCGTCAAGGACCCCGCGGAGATCAACTCGTTGTTCGACACCATTTCTTATGACAAG ggagCAGCTATTATCCGCATGTTGAAGAGCTTTCTCGGCGACGATGTCTTCCAGAAAGGACTTCAGAAATATCTGAACAAGCACAAGTTTGGTAACGCCGAGACGAACCAGTTGTGGGATGCATTTACTGAG GAGAGCAGCGTCTCGGCGAGCTCCACGAAAAACTTCCGGGATGTGAAGTCTGTCATGGATACGTGGACCCTGCAGATGGGGTTCCCTGTGGTGACGATCAAGCAACGGGGCGACTCCGCCGTAGCTTCCCAGAAGCACTTTCGCATCCACCCCAAAGTCAAGCCTAGCCTCAGGTCACAGTTTGA TTACAAGTGGATCATACCATTCACCTATTACACACAGAACGACAAGACCAAGAAAAATGCGTGGATCGAGAAAGACAACG TTCAATTTGACTACAACCCCGCTACCTCCGGCTGGATCAAGGCGAACTACGAACAGCATGGCTTCTATCGAGTCAACTATGACGCCGAGAACTGGGAAAGACTAAAACAGCAGCTCGACACAGACCACGAG aaACTCAGTGCTGCGGACAGAGCGGGCCTTTTGGACGACGCCTTTAACCTCGCCAG GGCGGGAGAGCTACCGCTGACTACTGCACTCGACCTGACAAAGTACCTGACGAAAGAGGAGATGTATGTCCCTTGGGCGGCGGCACTAAGCAACATGGGATTTTTGGAGAGTCGTTTGTGCGAGAACGAGGAACACATGACTTTGTACAAG aaatacGCCCTGCAGCAGCTCAAACACATCGTAAGGAAACTAGGTTGGGACGACAAAGGCAGCCATCTACAGAA GTATCTTCGTTCCTACGTATTGAAGCTGTGCGCTCGTTATGGCGATGTTGAATGCGCGACTGCTGTCAAAAGTCGCTTCGATGATTGGATGAGAGGAGAAAG ccTGCCGCCAAATCTCCGCTCGGTGATATATGATACCGGCGTGCACTTGGGGGGCGAGAAAGAGTTCAAATACATGTACGAGCAGTACAACAAGTCCACAGTCGCCGCCGAGAAGCGCAAACTGCTGTTCGCCATGTCCGCCACTCAGAACCCCGCTCTCATGAAAAA GCTTCTGGATATGAGTATGAGCACACAGATTCGCTCTCAAGACACCGTCTCCGTCATCACATCCGTCGCTTCCAACTGCAAGGGACGTAACCTCGCCTGGGACTTCGTTAAGAAACACTGGAAGACGTTATTTAAAAG ATACGGCCATGGGTCATTTGACTTCGCTCGACTCGTGTCTAGAACCACGACTCACTTCAGTACGCCACAGAAGCTGAAAGAG ATCCAAGAATTCTTCAAGAAACACGAACTTGGGTCAGGTAAACTGGCGTCCAAGCAAGCAGAGGAGGGCGTCTCTTCTAACATAGACTGGATGAAGAACAATACCGAGGTCGCACTCAAATGGCTGGAGGAACATACTGGAGCGGAGTCCAAACCAGCCGACGGCGACCTGGGCGTGGCTAACGTGGAGCGCCTGGAAAACATACTCGCACCTGAGGGCTTCCAGGAAGAGTACCAGGACCGAGAAAACCAGGAAGAGCCGTACCAGAACAAACGTTACTATAGCAACCAGCATTATGGGCGTGGCGATGACCAGGACCGCAGGTTTAGCAATGagtataatgatgatgattatgaacCGGAGCGGCGTAGTTACGAATATCAATGA
- the LOC116618958 gene encoding cylicin-2 — MIGCKQVFIFLIILTAATKLSLAKPVFKFPAETDKIENRPKIESRSEFPDESAGGVTEETINQLENEYKAGSANKSNDAENNPQETQIAVEDNELARRFVYGQYGGKRKVDSEGEIGHNKRFVYGAGKRFVYGGKRTTDNQGEKEDNKRFVYGGKRFVYGRKRFVYGGKKTTDNEGENENNKRFVYGGKRFVYGRKRFVYGGKKTTDNEGENENNKRFVYGGKRFVYGRKRFVYGGKKTTDNEGENENNKRFVYGGKRFVYGGKRTTNSEDVEDSEKRFVYGGKRFVYGGKRAANTEEKEDVDNKRFVYGGKRFVYGGKREETTEDEPSNYWERRRENYEDTEDDAQVELLKELREYFSKRQHDKRNSATTSRKEETWDVQRVSEDINESVAQESDGTES, encoded by the exons ATGATTGGCTGCAAgcaagtttttattttcctgatAATCTTAACAGCCGCGACTAAACTTTCTCTCGCGAAACCAG TTTTCAAGTTTCCTGCTGAAACGGACAAAATTGAAAACCGTCCCAAGATTGAATCTAGGAGCGAGTTCCCG GATGAGTCTGCTGGTGGCGTCACTGAGGAAACCATTAATCAACTAGAGAATGAATATAAAG CTGGATCCGCCAACAAAAGTAATGACGCAGAAAACAACCCTCAAGAAACTCAAATAGCCGTGGAAGACAATGAGTTAGCCAGACGGTTTGTTTACGGACAATACGGAGGTAAAAGAAAAGTCGACAGTGAAGGTGAAATTGGGCACAACAAACGATTTGTGTATGGCGCCGGTAAACGGTTCGTTTACGGAGGCAAAAGAACAACGGACAATCAAGGCGAGAAGGAGGATAATAAACGGTTCGTCTACGGTGGGAAACGGTTCGTCTACGGCAGAAAACGATTTGTTTACGGAGGCAAAAAAACAACGGACAATGAAGGCGAAAATGAGAACAACAAACGGTTTGTTTATGGAGGAAAACGATTCGTTTACGGTAGAAAGCGGTTTGTTTACGGAGGCAAAAAAACAACGGACAATGAAGGCGAAAATGAGAACAACAAACGGTTTGTTTATGGAGGAAAACGATTCGTTTACGGTAGAAAGCGGTTTGTTTACGGAGGCAAAAAAACAACGGACAATGAAGGCGAGAATGAGAACAACAAACGGTTTGTTTATGGAGGAAAACGATTCGTTTACGGGGGCAAAAGAACAACAAACAGCGAAGATGTAGAAGACAGTGAAAAACGTTTTGTTTATGGTGGAAAACGGTTCGTTTACGGTGGTAAAAGAGCGGCGAACACAGAGGAGAAAGAAGATGTAGACAACAAGAGGTTTGTCTATGGAGGCAAACGATTCGTCTACGGCGGCAAACG TGAAGAGACCACTGAAGATGAACCCTCTAATTACTGGGAAAGACGACGTGAAAATTATGAAGACACTGAGGATGATGCTCAAGTTGAATTGCTCAAAGAATTACGCGAATATTTCTCTAAAAGGCAACACGACAAGAGGAATTCAGCGACAACGTCTCGAAAG GAAGAAACTTGGGATGTACAGCGTGTCTCCGAAGACATCAATGAATCGGTGGCCCAGGAGTCAGATGGTACCGAGTCCTGA